The Triticum aestivum cultivar Chinese Spring chromosome 4B, IWGSC CS RefSeq v2.1, whole genome shotgun sequence sequence cattttggcgccgttgccggggactagcgTCGAGTGACCGTGTTAGGCTATAGACTAGGtttattttagttccttgtttAATTCGTCGTGTATTTCATTTTCTGCgattcttttatattttttttgcttgttgttGCTTCGGCTTATTAGGATACTAACATTCTGACTAGTATTTACTGTTTAtgagtgtgcgtaggaaatctGAACTATTTACAGGTTGATTGATAGTTACACTTGGCGGAGATATGGCGATGCTTCGTGATGTTTGGATGCCAAGTAGTCAATGCTATTTCACAGGGCCGGTTTGGCCAACTATTGAGGTAGAGAATTTTGAGCTGAAGCCTGGTCTTATTGCTTTGGTTCAACAACATCAGTTTGGAGGGTTGCCTAATGAAGATCCTTATGAGCACTTGCTCCGAGTCATGGAGTATTCAGATACAGTAAAGTACCATGGAGTTCCTCAAGAAGCTATCAAGTGCATGCTGTTCACATTCTCTCTCCGAGATGGTGCTCATGCTTGGTATCGATCCTTGCCATCAAGATCATTCGGTTGGAATGAGATATCATGAGCTTTCTTGGATAAATATTTCCCACTACACAAGCAGTCCGCAATTCGAGATGAGATCTTCAATTTCGTTCAGCGTGAAGGCGAGAGCTTGAATGATGCTTGGGAGAGATACAGAGCCTTATTCAGGAGATGTCCTAATCATGGGCTCGAGAGATGGTTAGAGCTGCAGATATTCTATAGAGGATTGACTTCAGACACTCGAGCTTATGTCGATATGGCAGCGGGTGGAGCTATTACAAACAAGACACTTGATGAAGCTTTTCTGCTGATTGAGAGCATAGCTTTCCACCAACTTCAGTGGTACAATAAGAAGCCCACGTCTGATTCATTGGTTTGCTTGCAACAAATCACTACACCTCAGCCACCAATTCTTACACAGAATCCTGAACCTCTATCTCAGTGTGACAAGATTGAGCTTGCATGGATTATCTTTGACGATGATGACACCATTCTAGTTGACACACACGCTACAGATCATATGGATACTAGTGTTGGAGACTCGGTTTTGCATTGTGATGATTCTTCTATTGATGAGCCAGAGCTGCAGTTAGTTGTTTTTGATATTGAGGAGTCACCTTTAGTTGATATTGATCATGTGCTGCTAGAGCCAGATATGGAGAAGTTCACCTTCGATGATGTTAGCCGTATTGCTTCCTCAACACTTGAGCCCGAGATGGAGAGCTTCATGGTTGAGTATGGTGAGGTGGATTCAGATGTCAAGGAGTCAAGCTCTATTTCACTTGTTGACATGAATCCGGTGGAAATTTCTACTACCACACCTCACTTGGTATCTTCAATGGAGGTAGTCCTGAAGCTTCTTCCTAACTATCTCAGGTATGATCTCAGCTTTCTCGACAAGATATGCCATATTATGGATACTGCCTATGCACCATGTGACTTGTTGTTGATACATGTTCCTGACTTGCTCAATAGATATACTTATATGATAGGGTACTCTATCGATGACTTAGAGGGCATTCTCTCTGTCACATGTATTGGCTTGGTTGTTGAGTGTTCTTTCAGGTTGATGCTTGTGTACCATTTACTGCGAGTTGACCGAGTTCGAGATGACATTCCCTGGAATCCTGGTGGACTCAGAGCATGGGgatgaggagaagcaagggggCACACACGAGGAAGGGAGAAGCTGGAGCAGGCATGAGGATAGAGAAGCAAAAGGAGAGGAGCTGCAGTTGGTGAGGTGATCGAGCGAGTGCTACATCATCAAAGCCCGGTGAGATGTTTCATGACCCATTCCGAGTATATCATCCATTGATACATGCTGAAATCAAATGTTATTTGGGTTGCTTAAGCCATTTCTTAAATGTCGTCCCACTGAATCTTACCTTTGACATATGATGCTTGATGTGAATATGTGAACTAAATCGTGAATGccttgtaaactagtgatctacaTACTGCTTGCTTTGCTGAAACTAGTGAAAGttattagttttgagtgctcaaatccctagtacactagaaaacttAATCATTTTCTTCTTTTACCTCGATACACCTAGATCATTAAGAGTCAGATGTTGAGTTTGTGCCTAATGTGTTCCCATTGAGAGCAATCACCTAACCACTATGGATTAGTatgctatgttccctggatcggtagcatgtgaaccagacatggagaagtgatgattcctATTTTTGTGCTTATGTGTTGTTCATTTAAGATAAGTAATAATGAATAAATAAGTCTGActacctacagtagcatgtcatgttcctGGGATCAGTGGCATGTGAAATCGGGTTAGCTTGGGCAGTAATTAATAATAAAAAAATgtaattgtcgaaccaggtgtataccatgttctcgggatcggtggtatgttcctttggggagacaaacaaaaaaactaaactaataatTGGTCGatccaggtgtataccatgttctcgggatcagTGGTATGTCCCTTTGGTGAGATCGATAAAATATTATCATTGCTTTACTTCTGTAAATAAGTGATTTGATCACAAGTTTATGTTCTTTTTTGTGCTcgggatcatgctctctttaggaaccttTGGCACAATCATCATCTGAACTTGTTGATCCACTTTTATCATTGTAAAAGTTTAAAATGATTGAGTCTACTAGTATCCTATTGCTTTGTAGCACTCTTGACCATTGATTTGCACTAGCTAAGTCCAAAGCATGCATTGTTTAGAGATCTACTTCACTTGGCATTCTCTAGTCAGCTCACTGTTCACTGTCTAGCTCTTGTCATATGCCTTTACTTGAGGACAAGTaaagatttaagtgtgggggaacttgataagcacatttcatatatataattttggcataCAAATATACCATTTGTTGAGTTCTGACATTAATTTTTGCTATGAAATACTGAATATTTGAATGATAATCATATAAGAGCATGTTGACTAGTGAattgtttcttttgcagaaaagtgcgagAAGGCACTATAAACTTCAAGATTCATTCGATTGCCAAACGCGATGAGACTTGGCGCAGGAACGAGAGAACGAGGGACCCGAGCGAGAAGAAAAAAAGTATCCAGGGGCAAGCTAATGTTGgaggatcatcttgagaagaaagGAAGCAGGAGGGCCAAAGTGAAAAAATGACAGATCACACGAGGTCAAAATCCCTAGACGCCCTGATTCCCAAATCAGGCCTGGCATCTCATCTCTCTCCCCCGATCCCTTTcttctccaccaccggccgccgccgcagccaggCCGGCGTGGGGCATGCCACCGCTCCACCGCGCCTTCACCTTCACCGCGCCCTCCATCCACCAACACCTCCATACACCACCATCCATCCACTCCATCACCACCTCGCGCCGCTGCACCATCCATCAGCGCCACCACTCCCCACCAtcacttcttctctctctctctcacgcactgCTGCACCTTTTCTCTTCTTCCCAATCTTGCTGTAGTTCTTCCTCTCTTTCAACCTCCTGCTGCTGCCTCCTCTTCTCCAAGCCCCTCTGCTTCTTCTTCATCACGAAACTGCTTCCCCTCTCTTGCTTCTCCATCTCCatgctgctgctcttcttcttcttccccttgctgaTGCTGCCTCTTCTCCGTTGCATCTCCCTTAGCGCTGCTGCTGCTTCTCTCTTCTGCGTCCCCTGCTGCTCCTTCTCAACCCCCCTGTTGCCTCTATTTCTTCTCTGAACCTAAACCCTTGTGGCTGCTATCTCTCTCTCTGAAATAACTTGAGACATATATGATGTGTAACATTCAGATTTGTTAAGTGTTAGTAACCTACTTGTTcagtttcagacttatgctttatTTGTGGATGTGTGAGCTGGATCGTGGCATGTATCACTCAGTTTGTATGCTCAataattagctatatatatcccCTGTGTGTTGTAGTTGCCGTAGTAATTTTCAGTTTGTAATACCTGTGTGATATATATAATTCTGTGGTGTTAAACATTTCTGTccttgtcccattatctttgttCTGTGCTTTTCTTCTTATATATAACTAATAGTTATATTTGTGATCATATATTGGTACTTCCTTTCTGTCGATGATGATGTCCTGTGTGTGTATTTTAGTTTCTAAAATAatatgaaaataccaaaaagacaAAGCGAAGATAATCTTCATCTCCTTTGCTTCTGTGTCATTTCCTTTGTTGATGATCTTAGTTAGTCTAGATTTAATATTTTGCTTTCACCACCCAATATTGTGTTACCTAGATTTAGCCGAGCGTAGTCGCCATCGCCTAGTCCCTGTGGGGAACACGACACTCGCAGTTCGGGCGAAATATCCCGCTGTACTTATAACTGATcacgtcatcatcaccatcaccaacaacacaatgaagagaaatGCTACGGCAAGATAAAGTttacaatgcccaagttcaatggaagcaatgatcccgaagaatacctctcatgggcatcgaaggtcgacaaaatcttt is a genomic window containing:
- the LOC123092151 gene encoding uncharacterized protein is translated as MAAGGAITNKTLDEAFLLIESIAFHQLQWYNKKPTSDSLVCLQQITTPQPPILTQNPEPLSQCDKIELAWIIFDDDDTILVDTHATDHMDTSVGDSVLHCDDSSIDEPELQLVVFDIEESPLVDIDHVLLEPDMEKFTFDDVSRIASSTLEPEMESFMVEYGEVDSDVKESSSISLVDMNPVEISTTTPHLVSSMEVVLKLLPNYLRLMLVYHLLRVDRVRDDIPWNPGGLRAWG